In Dromiciops gliroides isolate mDroGli1 chromosome 5, mDroGli1.pri, whole genome shotgun sequence, the following are encoded in one genomic region:
- the LOC122728757 gene encoding taste receptor type 2 member 41-like — MCKGRLSSRLLTLLARELESPADSNCLLLEVFPSFQDTPFPCFLFLSQLEFLVGIMANGFIVVLLGREWVRCHRLSPCDMILISLGASHFCLQWVGMIHNFYYFLDKLQYYMTHQYFGIYWDFLNSATFWFGTLLSVFFCVKIANFTHPIFLWLKWRVQGLVPWLLLGSLLIFFIVTMLFFVGNNALSQRFLKGTFSGNITFYDFIKNLEINYFLPLKLITLSVPCSMFVVSTVLLIISLRRHTWRMQQSAHTTQDPSTQAHTRALKSLVSFLVLYALYFLSLIIDVAACSAFVGNWFWPWQILIYLSPSVHPFILILSNSQLGGEFRKLLLLPKTFWNDKGTSSPT; from the exons AGTCTCCAGCAGACTCCAATTGTCTTCTGTTAGAagttttcccttctttccagGACACCCCTTTTCCATGCTTCCTCTTTCTCAGTCAACTTGAATTCCTAG TGGGTATCATGGCTAATGGCTTCATTGTTGTGTTACTGGGAAGGGAGTGGGTTCGATGCCACCGCCTGTCTCCCTGTGACATGATCCTTATTAGTTTGGGTGCCTCCCACTTTTGCCTGCAGTGGGTTGGAATGATCCACAACTTTTACTATTTTCTTGACAAACTACAATATTATATGACCCACCAGTACTTTGGAATTTATTGGGATTTTCTGAATTCGGCCACATTCTGGTTTGGCACTTTGCTTAGTGTCTTCTTCTGTGTCAAGATTGCAAACTTCACTCACCCCATTTTCCTTTGGCTGAAGTGGAGAGTTCAGGGACTAGTACCCTGGTTACTACTAGGCTCCttgctaatttttttcattgtcacCATGCTGTTTTTTGTGGGAAACAATGCTTTGTCCCAGAGATTCTTGAAGGGGACATTCTCTGGGAACATAACCTTTTATGACTTCATTAAGAACCTAGAAATAAACTACTTTCTCCCTTTGAAACTCATTACTTTGTCTGTTCCCTGTTCTATGTTTGTAGTCTCAACAGTTCTGCTGATTATCTCTCTGAGGAGACACACCTGGAGAATGCAACAGAGTGCCCACACTACCCAGGATCCCAGTACTCAGGCTCACACCAGAGCTCTAAAGTCTCTGGTCTCCTTTCTAGTCCTTTATGCTCTTTATTTTCTGTCCTTAATCATTGATGTTGCTGCATGTTCTGCTTTTGTGGGTAACTGGTTCTGGCCATGGCAAATTTTGATTTATCTGAGCCCATCTGTTCATCCCTTCATCCTTATCCTTAGTAATTCCCAGTTAGGAGGGGAATTCAGGAAGCTTCTTCTCCTGCCTAAAACCTTCTGGAATGACAAGGGGACATCATCTCCTACCTAA